The following proteins come from a genomic window of Lachnoclostridium phytofermentans ISDg:
- a CDS encoding GntR family transcriptional regulator: MEFNNNMPIYMQVIHELKKELIRGNLALGSKMPSARDLAIQYQINPNTANRIYREMELQELCYTKRGLGTFATEDEQRLMRVREEMAKEYMSAFLIGMRDLGLQEEDVISLIKKEFDNTKEQGLS, translated from the coding sequence ATGGAGTTTAATAATAATATGCCTATTTATATGCAAGTAATTCATGAGTTAAAGAAAGAGTTAATTCGTGGTAATCTAGCACTTGGTAGTAAAATGCCTTCCGCTAGGGATTTAGCAATTCAATATCAAATTAATCCAAACACTGCGAATCGTATTTACCGAGAGATGGAACTTCAAGAGCTCTGCTACACAAAGCGAGGTCTAGGAACCTTTGCAACAGAGGATGAGCAAAGACTTATGCGGGTAAGGGAAGAGATGGCCAAGGAGTATATGAGTGCATTTCTTATAGGCATGAGAGATTTGGGTTTACAAGAAGAGGATGTGATTTCTCTCATTAAAAAAGAGTTTGACAATACAAAGGAGCAGGGTTTAAGTTAA
- a CDS encoding ABC transporter ATP-binding protein: MLVSKDVVKRYMSKVAVSGISMQMEEGKIYALLGPNGSGKTTWMKMVAGLIKPTMGSITYNELPIGIESKKKIAYMSTEPFFYDYMTVKDVGKYYADFFEDFDMAKYERLVAKMDLNMKDKSKNLSSGLSAKLKIAATLARKAEVYLLDEPLNGIDIIARDHIMNAILEVANEKTMIVISSHLVDELEKIIDNAIFIKSGALVLNGDAETIRKEHQKSIVDLYKEIYA; the protein is encoded by the coding sequence ATGTTAGTTAGTAAGGATGTTGTAAAACGGTATATGTCAAAAGTGGCAGTATCGGGTATCTCCATGCAAATGGAGGAAGGAAAAATTTATGCATTACTCGGTCCTAATGGGAGCGGGAAAACAACTTGGATGAAGATGGTAGCAGGTTTGATTAAACCTACCATGGGGTCTATCACATACAATGAATTGCCGATTGGTATAGAAAGCAAAAAGAAAATTGCTTATATGTCCACGGAGCCATTTTTTTATGATTACATGACAGTAAAAGATGTTGGTAAGTATTACGCGGATTTTTTTGAAGATTTTGATATGGCAAAGTATGAACGACTAGTCGCCAAGATGGATTTAAATATGAAAGATAAATCAAAAAACCTTTCCTCTGGTCTTTCTGCAAAGTTAAAGATCGCAGCGACGCTTGCAAGGAAGGCAGAAGTATATTTACTTGATGAACCTTTAAATGGAATTGATATTATAGCGAGAGATCATATCATGAATGCAATATTAGAGGTAGCAAACGAGAAGACGATGATTGTAATATCGAGCCATCTGGTAGATGAATTAGAAAAAATAATAGACAATGCAATCTTTATAAAGAGTGGAGCATTAGTTTTAAATGGTGATGCGGAGACCATTCGAAAAGAACATCAAAAATCTATCGTAGATTTGTATAAGGAAATCTATGCATAA